A single genomic interval of Tsukamurella paurometabola harbors:
- the tatC gene encoding twin-arginine translocase subunit TatC: protein MKIPFDPRRRRAVVNPDGTMSIVEHLYELRTRLLWSLAAIVLTSIVGFWWYSHGPFGLPSTGHLLTGPYCDLPATSRAEITRDGECRLLATGVFDQFNLRLKVAVATGVLLACPVWLYQIWAFIVPALHRQEKRYTAVFVTLGGTLFVAGAVLGYFMITSAFSFFLTVGNETQVTALQGPEYFSFVLTVMAIFGVSFELPLFIVALNLVGVLPYTKLVKWRRGMLLSMFIFSAVITPSGDPFTMLALGAALAVLLELSIQFARFHDRLKAKRGTGDAWEGEIDDETASPAPSAPQPIGASSGPSRSALAAPAPVGRPEKVTRTSIPRSGFDDVL, encoded by the coding sequence TTGAAGATCCCGTTCGATCCGCGTCGCCGCCGTGCCGTCGTCAATCCCGACGGCACGATGTCGATCGTGGAGCACCTCTACGAGCTCCGGACCCGCCTGCTGTGGTCCCTCGCCGCGATCGTCCTCACCTCGATCGTCGGCTTCTGGTGGTACAGCCATGGCCCCTTCGGCCTGCCCTCGACCGGCCACCTGCTGACCGGACCGTACTGCGACCTCCCCGCCACCTCCCGCGCGGAGATCACGCGGGACGGCGAGTGCCGGCTGCTCGCGACCGGCGTCTTCGACCAGTTCAACCTGCGGCTGAAGGTCGCCGTGGCCACCGGCGTGCTGCTGGCCTGCCCGGTGTGGCTGTATCAGATCTGGGCGTTCATCGTGCCGGCCCTGCACCGCCAGGAGAAGCGCTACACGGCGGTCTTCGTCACCCTCGGCGGCACCCTGTTCGTCGCCGGCGCGGTGCTCGGCTACTTCATGATCACCAGCGCCTTCAGCTTCTTCCTCACGGTCGGCAATGAGACCCAGGTGACGGCGCTGCAGGGGCCGGAGTACTTCAGCTTCGTCCTCACGGTGATGGCGATCTTCGGCGTGAGCTTCGAGTTGCCGCTGTTCATCGTCGCGCTCAACCTCGTCGGCGTACTGCCGTACACCAAACTGGTGAAGTGGCGCCGCGGCATGCTGCTGTCGATGTTCATCTTCTCCGCCGTCATCACCCCGTCCGGCGACCCCTTCACCATGCTCGCGTTGGGCGCGGCGCTGGCCGTACTCCTGGAGTTGTCGATCCAGTTCGCCCGGTTCCACGACCGGCTCAAGGCCAAGCGCGGCACCGGTGACGCCTGGGAGGGCGAGATCGACGACGAGACGGCATCGCCGGCACCGTCGGCCCCGCAACCGATCGGCGCGTCCTCCGGCCCATCGAGGAGCGCCCTCGCCGCACCCGCGCCCGTCGGCCGACCGGAGAAGGTCACGCGCACGTCGATCCCGCGTTCGGGGTTCGATGACGTCCTCTGA
- the tatA gene encoding Sec-independent protein translocase subunit TatA, which yields MGLTHSPWAWIIIAVVLLILFGGKKLPDAARGLGRSLRIFKSEMDEMKTEGESKTAAPKPQAQVTEQPIDVQTVQPSEADHKSA from the coding sequence ATGGGGCTCACCCATTCTCCTTGGGCATGGATCATCATCGCCGTCGTCCTGCTGATCCTGTTCGGCGGTAAGAAGCTGCCGGACGCCGCCCGCGGGCTCGGCCGGTCGCTCCGCATCTTCAAGAGCGAGATGGACGAGATGAAGACCGAGGGCGAGAGCAAGACGGCCGCCCCGAAGCCGCAGGCGCAGGTCACCGAGCAGCCGATCGACGTCCAGACGGTGCAGCCGTCCGAGGCCGATCACAAGTCGGCGTAG